The Sphaerospermopsis torques-reginae ITEP-024 genome has a window encoding:
- a CDS encoding IS4 family transposase, with protein MLPSFYQEILEKYLSNRQFITLKMLVWVLQTQKEVRIERLAANLPLPIQENSRRRHIQRFLNSNKLSVVLLWFPIITAILARFFKPLSQLVIAIDRTQWKNNNILMASVIYQKRALPIYWCLLDKEGCSNLQEQQKVLRPVIRLLKNYQLVIIGDREFHGAELRKWLQGQGLKYIFRQKKDTTFQEKRQKFQPLSTIPIYPGGRRFYENVNLTQEKGFGRCNLAVYWKRKYRGKQELEPWYLSTNLTDISTTIKIYSQRFGIEAMFKDCKTGGYNLEGSQASPDRLVRIILLIALAMTSAWLQGKKTQSQRQQSYVCRMSEHQRTRRRHSDFWIGLYGSSWIVSMNECQELVLEMMALVRNKMPFYQQGMRAVILIQQPL; from the coding sequence ATGCTACCATCATTTTATCAAGAAATCCTCGAAAAATACCTGAGCAACAGACAGTTCATCACCCTAAAAATGCTGGTGTGGGTACTTCAAACACAGAAAGAAGTCAGAATAGAAAGATTGGCTGCTAATCTACCCTTACCAATACAAGAAAATAGCCGTCGTCGTCATATACAAAGATTTTTGAACTCTAATAAGTTGAGTGTAGTGTTGTTATGGTTTCCAATTATTACAGCCATTTTAGCACGATTCTTTAAACCGCTCTCCCAATTGGTAATTGCTATAGACAGAACGCAATGGAAAAACAATAACATTTTGATGGCAAGTGTAATTTATCAAAAAAGAGCATTACCAATATATTGGTGTCTGCTAGATAAAGAAGGTTGCAGTAACCTCCAGGAACAACAAAAAGTATTACGTCCGGTAATTAGGTTATTGAAAAATTATCAATTAGTCATTATTGGCGATAGGGAATTTCATGGTGCTGAATTAAGAAAATGGTTACAAGGTCAGGGTTTGAAGTATATCTTCAGACAGAAAAAAGATACCACATTTCAAGAAAAAAGACAAAAATTCCAACCATTGAGTACAATTCCAATTTATCCGGGAGGTCGGAGATTTTATGAAAATGTTAATCTCACACAGGAGAAAGGTTTTGGTCGTTGTAATTTAGCCGTTTATTGGAAACGAAAGTATCGCGGTAAGCAAGAATTAGAACCTTGGTATTTATCAACTAATCTCACAGATATATCAACAACTATCAAAATATATAGCCAACGTTTTGGGATTGAGGCTATGTTTAAAGATTGTAAAACTGGGGGTTATAATTTAGAAGGTTCTCAGGCTTCTCCTGATAGACTTGTGCGGATAATTTTATTGATTGCTTTAGCAATGACTTCTGCATGGTTACAAGGTAAAAAAACTCAATCTCAAAGACAACAATCTTATGTTTGTCGGATGAGTGAACATCAAAGAACTAGAAGAAGACATAGTGATTTTTGGATAGGTTTGTATGGTTCTAGTTGGATAGTTTCTATGAATGAGTGTCAAGAATTGGTCTTGGAGATGATGGCGTTAGTTCGCAATAAGATGCCATTTTATCAGCAGGGTATGAGGGCTGTGATCCTTATCCAGCAACCTCTTTAA
- a CDS encoding MBL fold metallo-hydrolase, with product MSRMENQFTVQFWGVRGSIPCPGSRTVRYGGNTPCVAMQVGGKRLIFDCGTGVHVLGQSLLSQMPVKGYIFFTHSHWDHLQGFPFFTPAFIKGNKFNIYGAIAPDGSTIEQRLNDQMLHPNFPVPLQIMQANLNFYTVKPGQPIHIEDITIETAHLNHPGEAVGYRVNWRGGAAVYVTDTEHFPDRLDENVLWLSRNADILIYDSTYTDEEYYSAKSPKIGWGHSTWQEAVKIAQAANVKTLVIYHHDPAHNDDFLDNVGKQAAEKFPGAIMAREGLILEVPILDAFSESLPLGKS from the coding sequence ATGTCTAGGATGGAGAATCAATTTACAGTGCAGTTTTGGGGCGTTAGGGGTAGTATACCCTGTCCTGGTTCACGCACGGTCCGTTATGGAGGTAATACCCCTTGTGTTGCTATGCAAGTGGGGGGTAAACGTTTGATTTTTGATTGTGGTACAGGAGTTCACGTTTTGGGACAATCTTTATTGTCCCAGATGCCTGTAAAGGGTTATATTTTCTTTACTCACTCCCATTGGGATCATCTACAGGGGTTTCCATTCTTTACTCCGGCTTTTATCAAAGGAAATAAATTTAATATCTACGGTGCGATCGCCCCCGATGGCTCAACCATTGAGCAACGTCTCAATGACCAGATGCTTCATCCCAACTTCCCTGTACCCTTGCAGATTATGCAGGCCAACTTGAATTTTTATACTGTGAAACCAGGGCAACCAATCCACATAGAGGACATCACTATCGAAACAGCACATTTAAACCATCCAGGTGAAGCTGTAGGATATCGCGTTAACTGGCGTGGTGGTGCAGCCGTTTACGTCACAGATACAGAACATTTTCCCGATAGGTTAGATGAAAATGTCCTCTGGCTCTCACGCAATGCCGATATTTTGATTTACGATTCCACCTACACAGATGAAGAATACTATTCAGCTAAATCACCAAAAATTGGTTGGGGACATTCTACTTGGCAAGAAGCGGTGAAAATAGCCCAAGCAGCCAACGTGAAAACATTGGTCATTTATCACCATGATCCTGCCCACAATGATGATTTTTTAGATAATGTGGGTAAACAAGCGGCGGAGAAATTTCCTGGTGCAATTATGGCCAGAGAGGGATTAATACTTGAGGTTCCTATATTAGATGCTTTCTCTGAATCCTTGCCTTTAGGTAAGTCATAA
- a CDS encoding bifunctional riboflavin kinase/FAD synthetase gives MWVAASGEQLLTPTAVALGKFDGVHLGHQRVIQPILHSAVSENGRGNGDKLPKYSPDHPSQLSTVPSSPNHTYSTVVTFDPHPQEFFTGQPRALLTPLDEKVEQLRSLGVEQLVLLPFDRELSALSPEDFVKKILVQQLQCQKISVGEDFCFGKKRMGNAKDLQIIAAQYNIPVTIVPIETDTENFPNNTDNIPNDFTEDGRISTSSIRQSLEVGDMTTATRLLGRPYSLTGQVVAGQKLGRTIGFPTANLQLPKDKFLPRLGVYAVRVFIHSETSDTTPVEKLGVKLGVMNIGNRPTVNGTYSTVEVHLFDWSSDLYDQTLVVELVKFLRPEQKFADLEALKTQIQLDCTIAKEFLNRTY, from the coding sequence ATGTGGGTTGCTGCTTCTGGCGAACAGCTACTAACACCAACTGCTGTTGCTCTTGGTAAATTTGATGGTGTTCATCTTGGTCATCAAAGAGTAATTCAACCAATTTTGCATTCAGCAGTAAGTGAAAATGGGCGGGGAAATGGGGATAAATTACCAAAATACTCACCAGATCATCCCTCTCAATTATCAACCGTACCATCATCCCCAAACCATACATATTCAACGGTTGTTACCTTTGATCCTCATCCCCAGGAGTTTTTTACCGGACAACCCCGCGCTTTGTTAACTCCACTGGATGAAAAAGTAGAACAACTGCGATCGCTAGGAGTAGAACAACTTGTATTATTACCCTTTGATAGAGAATTATCTGCTCTATCACCAGAAGATTTTGTCAAAAAAATCCTTGTCCAACAACTGCAATGTCAAAAAATCAGTGTTGGCGAAGATTTCTGTTTTGGCAAAAAACGCATGGGTAACGCCAAAGATTTGCAAATCATCGCCGCTCAGTACAATATACCTGTAACTATAGTTCCCATAGAAACTGATACAGAAAATTTTCCCAACAATACTGATAATATCCCCAATGATTTCACAGAAGATGGTCGTATTAGCACTTCCTCAATTCGCCAAAGTTTAGAAGTAGGAGATATGACAACAGCAACCCGCTTACTAGGAAGACCTTATAGTTTAACTGGTCAAGTAGTCGCAGGGCAAAAATTAGGTAGAACCATTGGTTTTCCTACTGCTAACTTGCAACTTCCAAAAGATAAATTTTTACCCCGTCTGGGAGTTTACGCTGTAAGGGTGTTTATTCACAGTGAAACCTCTGATACCACTCCTGTGGAAAAATTAGGCGTAAAATTAGGCGTGATGAATATTGGCAACCGTCCCACTGTCAACGGTACATACTCAACAGTAGAAGTACATTTGTTTGATTGGTCTAGTGATTTATACGATCAAACATTAGTAGTTGAGTTAGTAAAATTTTTACGCCCAGAACAAAAATTTGCTGATCTAGAAGCTTTGAAAACCCAAATTCAACTTGACTGCACCATAGCCAAAGAATTTTTAAATAGGACATACTGA
- the secA gene encoding preprotein translocase subunit SecA, whose translation MLKLLLGDPNARKLKKYQPYITEINLLEEEIKALSDDELRSKTTEFKQRLSKGETLDDILPEAFTVVRESARRVLGLRHFDVQLLGGTILHTGQIAEMKTGEGKTLVATLPSYLNALTGKGVHVITVNDYLARRDAEWMGQVHRFLGLSVGLIQANMSPTERKKNYDCDITYVTNSEIGFDYLRDNMATSMAEVVQRPFNYCVIDEVDSILIDEARTPLIISGQVERPTAKYLQAAEIAFTLKKDEHYEVDEKARNVLLTDEGFAEAENLLNVTDLFDPENPWAHFVFNAIKAKELFLKDVNYIVRNGEVVIVDEFTGRVLPGRRWSDGLHQAIEAKEHVDIQPETQTLATITYQNLFLLYPKLGGMTGTAKTEEVEFEKIYKLEVTIIPTNRVRKRQDLSDMVFKTEMGKWRAIARECAEMHENGRPVLVGTTSVEKSELLSRLLKEIDIPHELLNARPENVEREAEIIAQAGRRGAVTIATNMAGRGTDIILGGNSEYMARLKLREYFMPRIVSPEDEDTFGLQRASGLPTGHGGGQGFVPGKKVKTWRASPEIFPTQISKETEQLLKEAVEVAVKAYGERSLPELEAEEKIAVAAEKAPTDDPVIQKLREAYQRIKHEYEEFTSTEHDDVVSRGGLHVIGTERHESRRIDNQLRGRAGRQGDPGTTRFFLSLEDNLLRIFGGDRVAGLMNAFQVEEDMPIESGMLTRSLEGAQKKVETYYYDIRKQVFEYDEVMNNQRRAIYAERRRVLEGQDLKEQVIKYAEKTMDDIVDYYINPDLPSEEWELEKLVDKVKEFVYLLADMQSSQLEDMGVPEIKAFLHEQARIAYDIKEAQIDQIQPGLMRQAERFFILQRIDTLWREHLQQMDALRESVGLRGYGQKDPLIEYKSEGYELFLDMMVNIRRDVVYSLFMFQPQPQPTVQTSEMV comes from the coding sequence ATGCTAAAACTATTGTTGGGCGATCCCAACGCTCGTAAACTAAAAAAATACCAGCCTTACATTACAGAAATTAATCTCTTAGAGGAAGAAATTAAAGCACTCTCGGATGATGAGTTAAGAAGTAAAACTACTGAGTTTAAACAACGTCTATCTAAAGGTGAAACCCTTGATGATATTCTGCCAGAGGCTTTTACAGTAGTTAGAGAATCTGCTCGCCGGGTGTTAGGATTGCGACACTTTGATGTCCAGCTACTCGGTGGTACTATTCTCCATACTGGGCAAATTGCCGAAATGAAAACCGGTGAGGGTAAAACCTTGGTGGCCACCTTACCGAGTTATTTAAATGCCCTCACGGGTAAAGGTGTTCACGTTATTACAGTGAACGATTACCTGGCACGTCGGGACGCGGAATGGATGGGACAGGTTCACCGCTTCTTGGGTTTAAGTGTGGGTCTGATTCAAGCTAACATGAGTCCCACAGAACGGAAGAAAAACTATGACTGTGATATTACTTATGTAACTAACAGTGAAATCGGTTTTGACTACCTGCGGGATAATATGGCCACTTCTATGGCTGAGGTGGTGCAGCGTCCGTTTAATTATTGCGTTATTGACGAAGTAGATTCTATTCTCATTGATGAAGCACGGACACCGCTGATTATTTCTGGTCAGGTAGAAAGACCAACTGCAAAATACCTACAAGCGGCGGAAATTGCTTTCACTCTTAAAAAAGATGAACATTACGAAGTAGATGAGAAGGCGCGTAATGTACTATTAACTGATGAAGGTTTTGCAGAGGCGGAAAACCTGTTAAATGTAACTGATCTGTTTGATCCGGAAAATCCTTGGGCGCATTTTGTGTTTAATGCGATTAAGGCTAAAGAATTATTCCTCAAAGACGTGAATTATATTGTCCGTAATGGGGAAGTGGTGATCGTTGATGAATTTACCGGTCGGGTATTACCGGGACGACGTTGGAGTGATGGTTTACACCAAGCCATTGAAGCTAAAGAACACGTAGATATTCAGCCAGAAACCCAAACTTTGGCAACTATCACTTATCAAAACCTGTTTTTGCTGTATCCCAAGTTGGGGGGAATGACAGGAACAGCGAAGACGGAAGAGGTAGAATTTGAAAAGATTTATAAGTTGGAAGTAACCATTATTCCTACCAACCGGGTGAGAAAACGCCAAGATTTATCGGATATGGTGTTTAAAACGGAAATGGGTAAATGGCGGGCGATCGCTAGAGAATGTGCGGAAATGCACGAAAATGGTAGACCTGTGTTAGTAGGTACAACCAGCGTGGAAAAATCCGAACTTCTCAGCCGACTGCTGAAGGAAATAGATATTCCCCATGAGTTGCTGAACGCTAGACCAGAAAACGTAGAACGGGAAGCGGAAATTATCGCCCAAGCTGGACGCAGAGGGGCTGTAACTATCGCTACCAACATGGCAGGACGGGGTACAGATATCATCTTGGGTGGTAACTCCGAATATATGGCGCGGTTAAAACTGCGGGAATATTTTATGCCCCGGATCGTTAGCCCAGAAGATGAAGATACTTTTGGTCTTCAAAGGGCTTCTGGACTGCCTACCGGTCACGGTGGAGGACAGGGTTTTGTGCCTGGGAAAAAGGTGAAAACTTGGCGTGCTTCCCCGGAAATTTTCCCCACTCAGATATCAAAGGAAACAGAACAACTGTTAAAAGAAGCGGTGGAAGTGGCGGTAAAAGCTTACGGTGAAAGAAGTTTACCGGAGTTGGAAGCGGAAGAAAAAATCGCTGTAGCTGCGGAAAAAGCACCGACTGATGATCCTGTGATTCAGAAATTGCGGGAAGCTTACCAGCGCATTAAGCATGAGTATGAAGAGTTTACCAGCACTGAGCATGATGACGTGGTAAGTCGTGGCGGTTTGCACGTGATTGGCACTGAACGTCATGAATCACGACGCATTGATAACCAGTTGCGCGGACGGGCGGGCAGACAAGGCGACCCTGGTACAACGAGATTTTTCCTGAGTTTAGAGGATAACTTGTTAAGGATCTTTGGAGGCGATCGCGTTGCAGGTTTAATGAATGCGTTCCAAGTAGAAGAAGATATGCCTATTGAGTCAGGTATGTTAACCCGCAGTTTGGAAGGCGCACAGAAGAAAGTTGAAACCTATTACTATGACATCCGTAAACAGGTGTTTGAGTATGACGAAGTAATGAATAACCAACGTCGTGCTATTTATGCGGAACGTCGCCGGGTGTTGGAAGGTCAAGACCTCAAAGAACAGGTGATTAAATACGCTGAAAAAACGATGGATGACATCGTTGATTATTACATCAACCCTGATTTACCTTCGGAAGAATGGGAGTTAGAGAAGTTGGTGGATAAGGTGAAGGAGTTTGTTTACCTGTTGGCGGATATGCAGTCTAGTCAGTTGGAGGATATGGGAGTTCCAGAAATTAAGGCTTTCCTCCATGAACAAGCGCGGATAGCTTATGATATTAAGGAAGCGCAAATTGATCAGATTCAACCGGGTTTGATGCGTCAAGCGGAACGGTTTTTTATTCTCCAACGCATAGATACTTTGTGGAGGGAACATTTGCAACAAATGGATGCTTTGCGGGAGTCGGTTGGTTTGCGTGGTTATGGGCAAAAAGATCCTCTGATTGAGTACAAGAGTGAGGGTTATGAGTTGTTCTTGGATATGATGGTGAATATCCGTAGAGATGTGGTTTATTCGCTGTTTATGTTCCAGCCTCAGCCACAACCTACGGTGCAGACTTCGGAGATGGTTTAG
- a CDS encoding cytochrome C — MLIIFGWSLAIGFILGLATSTSAAKPPEIGTVDVVPAQYQLGKELYIENCSTCHLALPPEVFPTQTWKNLFQDSQHYGATITPLVDPQRFLVWKYVSTFSRVQLEDENTPYRLNRSRYFKALHPGVELPNPVTMGSCVSCHPGANEYNFRKLTPENN; from the coding sequence ATGCTGATTATTTTCGGTTGGAGTCTTGCCATAGGATTTATACTAGGTTTAGCTACCAGCACCAGCGCAGCAAAACCCCCAGAAATTGGTACAGTGGACGTAGTACCCGCACAATACCAATTAGGAAAAGAATTATATATAGAAAACTGCTCAACCTGTCATTTAGCTTTACCACCAGAGGTATTTCCTACCCAAACCTGGAAAAATCTTTTTCAAGACTCCCAGCATTATGGCGCAACAATTACTCCTTTGGTAGATCCACAACGCTTTTTAGTCTGGAAATATGTTTCTACCTTTTCCCGTGTGCAACTAGAAGACGAAAACACACCCTATCGCCTCAATAGATCCCGTTATTTTAAAGCTTTACATCCTGGTGTAGAATTACCAAATCCTGTAACAATGGGTAGTTGTGTTAGTTGTCATCCTGGTGCAAATGAGTATAATTTCCGCAAACTGACACCAGAAAACAATTAA
- the pheS gene encoding phenylalanine--tRNA ligase subunit alpha: protein MTSNLEEQLLALRQEGETAIASADTLERLEELRVNYLGKKGQLGALLRSMGQMSAEERPKIGAIANTVKEALQNSLDQQRTALETAQIQAQLEAETLDVTMPGIYRPQGRIHPLNGIIDQALDIFVGMGYTVAQGSEMETDYYNFEALNTPPDHPARDMQDTFYLPDGNLLRTHTSSVQIRYMEKEEPPFKIVAPGRVYRRDDVDATHSAVFHQIELLAVDEGLTFTDLKGTVKIFLQAMFGDLPIRFRASYFPFTEPSAEVDLQWNGRWLEVMGCGMVDPNVLKSVGYDPEIYSGFAAGFGVERFAMVLHQIDDIRRLYNSDLRFLRQF from the coding sequence ATGACTAGCAATTTAGAGGAACAACTTTTAGCATTACGGCAGGAAGGAGAAACAGCGATCGCCTCTGCTGATACCCTGGAACGCCTGGAAGAACTGCGTGTTAACTATTTGGGCAAAAAAGGTCAACTGGGGGCGCTGTTACGCAGCATGGGACAAATGAGTGCTGAGGAACGTCCTAAAATTGGGGCGATCGCCAATACAGTTAAGGAAGCTTTACAAAACAGTCTTGACCAGCAACGCACCGCTTTAGAAACTGCCCAAATTCAAGCACAGCTAGAGGCGGAAACTTTAGATGTGACTATGCCCGGTATTTACCGTCCCCAAGGTCGCATTCATCCCCTCAATGGTATCATTGACCAAGCTCTAGATATCTTTGTCGGTATGGGTTACACCGTCGCCCAAGGGTCAGAGATGGAAACAGATTACTACAATTTTGAAGCCCTCAACACCCCTCCTGACCACCCAGCCCGTGATATGCAGGATACTTTCTATTTACCAGATGGGAATTTACTGCGGACTCACACTTCTTCGGTGCAAATTCGCTACATGGAAAAAGAAGAACCACCATTTAAAATTGTTGCCCCTGGTCGAGTTTACCGCAGAGACGATGTAGACGCTACCCACTCGGCTGTTTTCCATCAAATTGAACTTTTAGCAGTTGATGAAGGTTTAACTTTTACAGATTTGAAAGGCACGGTAAAGATATTTTTACAAGCGATGTTTGGTGATTTACCTATTCGTTTCCGCGCCAGTTATTTTCCTTTTACCGAACCTTCTGCGGAAGTTGATTTACAGTGGAATGGGCGCTGGTTAGAAGTCATGGGTTGCGGAATGGTTGACCCCAATGTATTAAAATCTGTGGGTTATGATCCAGAGATTTATAGTGGTTTTGCTGCTGGTTTTGGTGTAGAACGTTTTGCAATGGTTTTACATCAAATTGATGATATTCGCCGTTTATATAATAGCGATTTGCGCTTTTTAAGGCAGTTTTAA
- a CDS encoding IS4 family transposase — protein MLPSFYQEILEKYLSNRQFITLKMLVWVLQTQKEVRIERLAANLPLPIQENSRRRHIQRFLNSNKLSVVLLWFPIITAILARFFKPLSQLVIAIDRTQWKNNNILMASVIYQKRALPIYWCLLDKEGCSNLQEQQKVLRPVIRLLKNYQLVIIGDREFHGAELRKWLQGQGLKYIFRQKKDTTFREKRQKFQPLSTIPIYPGGRRFYENVNLTQEKGFGRCNLAVYWKRKYRGKQELEPWYLSTNLTDISTTIKIYSQRFGIEAMFKDCKTGGYNLEGSQASPDRLVRIILLIALAMTSAWLQGKKTQSQRQQSYVCRMSEHQRTRRRHSDFWIGLYGSSWIVSMNECQELVLEMMALVRNKMPFYQQGMRAVILIQQPL, from the coding sequence ATGCTACCATCATTTTATCAAGAAATCCTCGAAAAATACCTGAGCAACAGACAGTTCATCACCCTAAAAATGCTGGTGTGGGTACTTCAAACACAGAAAGAAGTCAGAATAGAAAGATTGGCTGCTAATCTACCCTTACCAATACAAGAAAATAGCCGTCGTCGTCATATACAAAGATTTTTGAACTCTAATAAGTTGAGTGTAGTGTTGTTATGGTTTCCAATTATTACAGCCATTTTAGCACGATTCTTTAAACCGCTCTCCCAATTGGTAATTGCTATAGACAGAACGCAATGGAAAAACAATAACATTTTGATGGCAAGTGTAATTTATCAAAAAAGAGCATTACCAATATATTGGTGTCTGCTAGATAAAGAAGGTTGCAGTAACCTCCAGGAACAACAAAAAGTATTACGTCCGGTAATTAGGTTATTGAAAAATTATCAATTAGTCATTATTGGCGATAGGGAATTTCATGGTGCTGAATTAAGAAAATGGTTACAAGGTCAGGGTTTGAAGTATATCTTCAGACAGAAAAAAGATACCACATTTCGAGAAAAAAGACAAAAATTCCAACCATTGAGTACAATTCCAATTTATCCGGGAGGTCGGAGATTTTATGAAAATGTTAATCTCACACAGGAGAAAGGTTTTGGTCGTTGTAATTTAGCCGTTTATTGGAAACGAAAGTATCGCGGTAAGCAAGAATTAGAACCTTGGTATTTATCAACTAATCTCACAGATATATCAACAACTATCAAAATATATAGCCAACGTTTTGGGATTGAGGCTATGTTTAAAGATTGTAAAACTGGGGGTTATAATTTAGAAGGTTCTCAGGCTTCTCCTGATAGACTTGTGCGGATAATTTTATTGATTGCTTTAGCAATGACTTCTGCATGGTTACAAGGTAAAAAAACTCAATCTCAAAGACAACAATCTTATGTTTGTCGGATGAGTGAACATCAAAGAACTAGAAGAAGACATAGTGATTTTTGGATAGGTTTGTATGGTTCTAGTTGGATAGTTTCTATGAATGAGTGTCAAGAATTGGTCTTGGAGATGATGGCGTTAGTTCGCAATAAGATGCCATTTTATCAGCAGGGTATGAGGGCTGTGATCCTTATCCAGCAACCTCTTTAA
- the surE gene encoding 5'/3'-nucleotidase SurE, translated as MKLLISNDDGISALGIRTLANTLAEAGHQVSVVCPDRERSATGHGLTLHQPIRAEMVEALFHPAVNAWACDGTPSDCVKLALWALLDSPPDLVLSGINQGANLGTEILYSGTVSAAMEGMIEGIPSIALSLTSHTHKDFQPAAKFAKLLLEHLASQPIPDLMLLNVNIPPISWEEIAGVTLTRQGVRRYIDVFDKRVDPRGKTYYWLTGEVLEDVEPPPGLNLPSDIPIDVEVIRKNFISITPLQYNLTYTNGLHKLSTWNFNFT; from the coding sequence ATGAAATTACTAATTAGCAACGATGACGGCATTTCCGCGTTAGGTATTCGCACCTTAGCCAACACCCTAGCCGAAGCAGGCCATCAAGTGAGTGTAGTTTGTCCAGATCGAGAGCGATCGGCAACCGGACACGGATTAACCTTACATCAACCAATTCGCGCTGAAATGGTTGAAGCCCTGTTTCATCCGGCTGTTAATGCTTGGGCTTGTGACGGTACACCTTCCGATTGTGTAAAATTGGCATTGTGGGCGTTACTCGATTCCCCCCCAGATTTGGTATTATCGGGAATTAACCAAGGTGCGAATTTAGGAACAGAAATTCTTTACTCTGGAACTGTTTCGGCAGCAATGGAAGGAATGATTGAAGGCATTCCTAGCATTGCTCTGAGTCTGACCAGTCATACACACAAAGACTTTCAACCAGCCGCCAAATTTGCCAAACTCTTATTAGAGCATCTGGCATCACAACCCATACCAGATTTAATGTTACTTAACGTCAACATTCCCCCAATCTCTTGGGAAGAAATAGCTGGTGTCACTCTGACTCGTCAAGGAGTGCGGCGTTATATTGATGTTTTCGACAAGCGAGTTGACCCCCGTGGCAAAACTTATTACTGGTTAACTGGAGAGGTATTAGAAGATGTAGAACCACCACCAGGGTTAAATTTACCCTCAGATATTCCTATAGATGTAGAAGTTATCCGTAAAAACTTCATTAGTATCACGCCCTTACAATACAATCTGACTTATACCAATGGACTGCATAAATTGTCTACATGGAATTTTAACTTTACTTAA
- a CDS encoding AAA family ATPase, translating to MREKIDALTQNLARTIVGKNEAVRLVLVALLGGGHALLEDVPGVGKTLLAKSLARSVDGKFQRLQCTPDLLPTDITGTNIWNPKSGEFSFMPGPVFANVLLADEINRATPRTQSALLEVMEEHQVTVDGVSRAVPQPFFVIATQNPIEYQGTFPLPEAQMDRFMLSLSLGYPSETEELQMLQNLQQGVQLSDLQPCITLEEVTKLRQLCSQVKVETSLQQYILELVRTTRQDEEITLGVSPRGTVALQKAAQALAFILGREYAIPDDVKFLAPYVLSHRLIPRGGRNAKTIVDRLLRSVAIP from the coding sequence ATGAGAGAAAAAATTGACGCTTTAACCCAAAATCTGGCTCGTACCATTGTCGGTAAAAATGAAGCTGTGCGCTTGGTTTTAGTTGCTTTGCTTGGTGGTGGTCATGCTTTGTTAGAAGATGTACCTGGTGTTGGTAAAACCTTGCTGGCGAAATCTTTAGCGCGTTCTGTAGATGGCAAATTTCAAAGATTACAATGTACACCCGATTTACTACCAACAGATATCACAGGTACAAATATTTGGAATCCCAAAAGCGGCGAATTTTCTTTTATGCCGGGTCCTGTATTTGCTAATGTCTTATTAGCAGATGAAATTAACCGCGCTACTCCCCGTACTCAGTCAGCTTTGTTGGAAGTGATGGAAGAACATCAGGTAACAGTTGATGGTGTATCCCGTGCTGTTCCGCAACCGTTTTTTGTCATTGCAACTCAAAACCCGATTGAATATCAAGGAACATTCCCTTTACCAGAAGCACAAATGGATCGGTTTATGTTGTCCTTGAGTTTGGGTTATCCTTCGGAAACAGAAGAATTACAAATGTTGCAAAATCTTCAGCAAGGTGTACAACTGAGTGATTTACAACCTTGTATTACTTTGGAAGAAGTGACAAAATTACGGCAACTTTGTTCACAGGTAAAAGTCGAAACTTCTTTACAACAATATATTTTAGAATTAGTGCGGACTACGAGACAGGATGAAGAAATTACTTTGGGTGTTAGTCCTCGTGGTACGGTGGCATTACAAAAAGCTGCCCAAGCATTAGCTTTTATTTTAGGTAGAGAATATGCAATACCTGATGATGTGAAATTTTTAGCACCTTATGTTTTGAGTCATCGTTTAATTCCTAGAGGGGGAAGGAATGCTAAAACTATAGTCGATAGATTATTGCGATCTGTGGCGATTCCTTAA